Proteins encoded together in one Pseudomonadota bacterium window:
- the mnmE gene encoding tRNA uridine-5-carboxymethylaminomethyl(34) synthesis GTPase MnmE, with protein MVESRPDTIAALSTPPGSGGIAILRVSGPAAHAMLRRLFHPWPAQLQYFHLYLGYLCDPVTGQRLDQVLITLMPSGRSYTGEDMGEIHCHGGVYISRKILTLLFSLGALPAQPGEFTRKAYLSGRLDLVQAEAVAALISSESEAAMKAAASQLAGGLSDFVNEQLDLVNQLLAALEVEIDFPSEEGANYKNAGVVLPPLMKFHTKLTDLLSSYQRGRLLQSSFKIALVGRPNVGKSSVLNALLNEDRVLVSEFAGTTRDVISAPLEIAGIKVEISDTAGLDQPRDELEMMGMERTRKCLEQAALILLILDQSRPLNDKDEEIYGLIKGRPHLIVLNKQDLNPALSSAGLCRHFSYNGPLLSCIAARGRVDVKAVIEGIGNFIKSRVDVAGDMLLISQQRHFDYLNKAAQALDRALALFKDGEPLLLDMLAEELHLIRSQLLALTGRNVESASEDLLELVFSQFCIGK; from the coding sequence ATGGTTGAAAGCCGGCCGGATACCATCGCCGCTCTCTCAACCCCGCCTGGATCCGGCGGGATTGCCATACTCCGGGTCAGCGGACCAGCGGCGCACGCAATGCTGCGTCGCCTTTTTCATCCCTGGCCCGCTCAGCTTCAATATTTTCATCTCTATCTAGGATATCTCTGTGATCCGGTTACCGGGCAGCGTCTTGACCAGGTTCTGATCACCCTGATGCCTTCCGGCCGTTCCTACACCGGCGAGGACATGGGGGAGATTCATTGTCATGGTGGGGTTTACATTAGTCGCAAGATTCTTACCCTGCTCTTTTCTTTGGGGGCACTTCCAGCCCAGCCCGGTGAATTTACTAGAAAAGCCTATCTTAGCGGTCGTCTTGATCTGGTTCAGGCCGAAGCCGTTGCGGCCTTGATCAGCTCTGAAAGTGAGGCGGCAATGAAAGCCGCCGCCTCACAACTGGCTGGTGGGCTATCGGATTTTGTCAACGAGCAGCTTGATCTGGTTAATCAGCTCCTGGCTGCGCTTGAGGTCGAAATCGATTTTCCCTCCGAAGAAGGGGCTAACTATAAGAATGCTGGGGTTGTGCTCCCCCCCCTCATGAAATTTCATACTAAACTCACCGATCTTCTGTCTTCCTATCAGCGTGGTCGCCTGCTGCAGAGTTCTTTTAAAATAGCCCTCGTAGGTCGTCCCAATGTCGGTAAGTCAAGTGTGCTCAATGCCTTGCTGAATGAAGATCGCGTTCTGGTAAGTGAATTTGCCGGCACCACCCGGGATGTGATCAGCGCCCCGCTTGAAATCGCTGGGATAAAGGTTGAAATCTCAGACACTGCCGGTCTGGATCAACCTCGTGATGAGCTGGAGATGATGGGCATGGAACGCACCCGTAAATGCCTTGAACAGGCGGCCTTGATTCTGCTGATTCTGGATCAAAGTCGGCCTTTAAACGACAAGGACGAGGAGATTTATGGCCTGATCAAGGGTCGTCCGCACTTGATTGTACTTAACAAACAGGATCTTAACCCGGCCTTGAGTTCTGCCGGTTTGTGCCGTCATTTTTCATATAATGGTCCTCTCCTGAGTTGTATCGCGGCCCGTGGACGCGTTGATGTCAAGGCGGTTATTGAAGGGATAGGTAACTTTATCAAGTCCCGGGTGGATGTCGCGGGAGATATGTTGTTGATCTCCCAGCAACGTCATTTTGATTATCTAAACAAAGCCGCTCAGGCTCTTGACCGGGCTTTAGCTTTATTTAAAGACGGTGAACCATTGTTGTTGGATATGCTGGCGGAGGAATTACACTTGATTCGTTCCCAGCTTCTGGCTTTAACCGGTCGAAACGTGGAGAGCGCGTCGGAAGATCTGCTCGAGCTGGTTTTTTCCCAATTCTGTATCGGTAAATGA
- the rsmG gene encoding 16S rRNA (guanine(527)-N(7))-methyltransferase RsmG — MWRECFRSEASQLGIFLNDAQVEQFAVYLEELQRWNRSYNLTTITAVDEIVKCHFLDSLNYGPALGAAARVMDLGSGAGFPGLPLALIFPEKNFVLVDARQKKTLFLTVVSRLLGLKNVEILHLHLDQRNAREIFPRGFTALVSRAVKVRRELIPLASVLLVSGGRLIFTDAHPDRQELELELKNWPDLVLEGLAPTQISGRAPSLFLGAIRKE, encoded by the coding sequence ATGTGGCGGGAGTGTTTTAGAAGTGAGGCGTCTCAACTAGGAATATTTTTAAATGATGCGCAGGTGGAGCAATTTGCGGTTTATCTGGAAGAGCTGCAACGCTGGAACCGAAGCTATAATTTAACCACAATCACGGCGGTTGATGAAATTGTCAAGTGTCATTTTCTGGATTCTCTTAATTATGGACCGGCTCTGGGGGCAGCTGCAAGGGTTATGGACCTGGGTAGCGGAGCTGGTTTTCCCGGTTTGCCGCTGGCGTTGATTTTTCCGGAAAAGAACTTTGTCCTGGTTGACGCCCGGCAAAAAAAGACGCTTTTTCTTACCGTTGTCAGCCGTCTTCTGGGGTTGAAAAACGTTGAGATCCTTCATTTGCATTTAGATCAGAGAAATGCTAGAGAGATATTTCCGCGGGGCTTTACCGCTCTGGTGAGTCGGGCGGTAAAGGTTAGGCGTGAACTGATTCCGTTGGCTTCAGTTTTATTGGTTTCCGGTGGCCGGTTGATTTTTACTGATGCCCATCCGGATCGTCAAGAACTTGAGCTGGAACTCAAAAACTGGCCTGATCTTGTGCTTGAGGGCTTGGCGCCCACCCAGATCTCGGGCCGCGCCCCCAGTTTGTTTCTGGGAGCCATCCGAAAAGAATAA
- a CDS encoding ParA family protein, whose translation MGKIVTIANQKGGVGKTTTAVNLAASLAIAEKKTLLIDLDPQANASSGVGCIAADNADVYRWLLGECQAQAALVPTSLEYLFLLPATPDLIGAEVELLACAEREFFLAHRLAPLISEYNYIIIDCSPSLGLLTINALTAADSVIIPLQSEYFALEGLGQLLSTIERVKNGLNPNLELEGILLTMVDSRTTLAHQVEAEARAHFPEIVYQTVIPRNVRLSEAPSHGRPIALYDVTSKGAQAYFSLTEEFFARQRR comes from the coding sequence ATGGGCAAGATAGTTACCATCGCGAATCAGAAAGGCGGGGTCGGAAAGACCACGACCGCGGTTAACCTGGCGGCTTCACTGGCTATTGCGGAAAAGAAAACCTTGCTCATCGATCTCGACCCCCAGGCTAACGCCAGCAGCGGAGTCGGTTGTATCGCGGCGGATAATGCAGATGTTTACCGTTGGCTTTTAGGGGAATGTCAGGCGCAGGCAGCGCTTGTGCCGACAAGTCTTGAGTATCTGTTTCTGCTGCCCGCGACACCTGATCTGATCGGGGCCGAGGTTGAACTTTTAGCCTGCGCTGAACGTGAGTTTTTTCTTGCCCACCGCCTTGCTCCGCTGATCTCCGAATACAATTATATAATAATTGACTGCTCTCCATCTTTGGGACTATTGACCATCAATGCATTGACGGCCGCCGATTCGGTTATTATTCCTTTGCAGAGTGAATATTTCGCGCTCGAAGGGCTGGGTCAGCTTCTCAGTACGATTGAGCGGGTTAAAAACGGTCTAAATCCCAATCTTGAGCTGGAGGGAATTCTCCTGACAATGGTTGACAGTCGTACCACGTTGGCCCATCAAGTCGAGGCTGAAGCCCGCGCTCATTTCCCCGAAATTGTCTATCAAACCGTTATCCCGCGTAATGTCAGGCTTAGTGAGGCCCCCAGTCACGGGCGTCCGATCGCTCTGTACGATGTCACTTCCAAGGGAGCTCAGGCTTATTTCAGTCTGACTGAAGAATTTTTTGCTCGGCAGAGGCGTTAG
- a CDS encoding ParB/RepB/Spo0J family partition protein, which produces MNDQIKKGALLKRGLGRGLGALLPEVAAVDKGQLRHCRLDLIEPDDKQPRKRFVDDNLAELADSIREHGVLQPLLVRPGERPGHFILIAGERRWRAAARAGLNEVPVIVMALDENRGLQVSLIENLQREDLNPLEEAQGYSRLAQEFALTHAEIARLLGKSRAAVSNVLRLLNLPARALDCLADETLSMGHGRALLALPEGELQNRALDETLAKKLSVRELERLVRKLKNKDEKENASGKNPENVQLQEKVRCQDQAHVSRLQNDYAVATRIRRLGGGRGRLEFEFKSEAELKRLLALLSAGRSAVAAESG; this is translated from the coding sequence ATGAATGATCAGATAAAAAAAGGAGCATTGTTGAAACGCGGTCTTGGTCGTGGTCTGGGAGCTTTACTACCGGAGGTCGCGGCGGTGGATAAAGGCCAGCTGCGGCATTGTCGTCTGGATCTGATCGAACCCGACGACAAGCAACCGCGCAAGCGCTTTGTCGACGACAACCTTGCAGAACTGGCGGATTCCATTCGGGAGCATGGAGTTTTGCAACCCTTGCTGGTGCGTCCCGGGGAACGGCCGGGCCATTTTATCCTGATTGCCGGAGAACGCCGCTGGCGGGCCGCCGCGAGGGCTGGCTTAAATGAAGTACCAGTGATTGTCATGGCCCTGGATGAAAATCGGGGTCTGCAGGTTTCCTTGATTGAAAATCTGCAACGTGAGGATCTTAACCCGCTTGAAGAAGCTCAGGGTTATTCTCGCCTGGCGCAGGAGTTTGCCCTGACCCATGCCGAGATCGCCCGTCTCCTGGGCAAGAGTCGAGCCGCGGTCAGCAATGTCTTGCGCCTGCTGAATTTGCCCGCAAGGGCTTTAGATTGTCTTGCCGACGAAACCCTTTCCATGGGGCACGGACGGGCTTTACTGGCGCTGCCTGAGGGGGAGCTGCAGAATCGGGCCCTGGATGAAACCTTGGCCAAAAAACTATCGGTTCGGGAGCTGGAAAGACTGGTCCGAAAACTCAAAAATAAGGATGAGAAGGAAAACGCTTCCGGAAAAAACCCTGAAAACGTGCAGCTGCAGGAAAAGGTGCGATGCCAGGATCAGGCGCATGTGTCGCGCCTGCAGAATGATTATGCCGTGGCCACGCGTATTCGCCGTCTTGGAGGCGGCCGTGGCCGACTTGAATTTGAGTTTAAATCGGAAGCCGAACTTAAACGGCTGCTTGCTTTGCTGAGCGCAGGGCGCTCTGCGGTTGCCGCTGAATCAGGTTGA
- a CDS encoding methylenetetrahydrofolate--tRNA-(uracil(54)-C(5))-methyltransferase (FADH(2)-oxidizing) TrmFO yields MKHHPLISIIGGGLSGCEAAWQLASRNLPVTLYEMKPERYSPAHKNPDLAELVCSNSLRAERTSNAAGLLKEEMRRIGSLIMNVAEKTRVPAGNALAVDRDAFSRAVTSEIESHPLIEIVRKEVTQLPEKGIIIIAGGPLSSAALIEALTPYVGEKLFFYDATAPIIAAESIDYELAFFANRYADEEEDGDYLNCPLNQEQYEQLIATIAEGDQVVCRDFEDLKVFEGCMPIEAMVARGPLTLAFGPLKPKGLKDPHTGREAYAVVQLRRENQAATMYNLVGFQTRLTFPWQEKVIRLIPALQKAEILRFGTMHRNTFIDAPRIINQFFQHRQEERLFFAGQISGVEGYPESVASGLIVGLEVAALLNDLGLFRFPPTTALGALSRHISNDQSPDFQPMNVNFGLFPPLEGKKLRKRERLQAYAERALQDLDITFQEYPELLAKASPST; encoded by the coding sequence ATGAAGCACCACCCGTTGATCTCAATCATCGGCGGCGGACTGTCCGGCTGTGAGGCCGCCTGGCAGCTGGCCAGCCGTAATCTTCCGGTAACCCTTTACGAGATGAAACCGGAACGCTATTCTCCGGCCCATAAAAATCCGGATCTGGCCGAACTTGTCTGCTCCAATTCCCTGCGCGCGGAAAGGACCAGCAACGCCGCCGGCCTGCTCAAGGAAGAAATGCGCCGAATCGGCTCATTGATTATGAATGTGGCCGAAAAAACCCGGGTCCCGGCAGGCAATGCCCTGGCCGTCGACCGGGACGCCTTTTCGCGTGCCGTAACCTCAGAGATCGAATCCCACCCTTTAATCGAAATCGTCCGGAAAGAAGTTACCCAGTTACCGGAGAAAGGCATTATCATCATTGCCGGCGGCCCACTGAGCTCCGCCGCCTTGATTGAGGCCTTGACCCCATATGTCGGGGAAAAACTTTTTTTCTATGACGCCACCGCTCCGATTATCGCGGCCGAGAGCATCGATTACGAGCTGGCTTTTTTCGCCAATCGCTATGCCGATGAAGAAGAGGACGGGGATTATCTGAATTGCCCTCTGAATCAGGAGCAATATGAACAGTTGATTGCAACTATCGCGGAAGGAGACCAGGTAGTTTGTCGGGATTTTGAAGATCTCAAGGTTTTCGAGGGCTGCATGCCGATTGAAGCGATGGTCGCCAGAGGGCCTCTGACCCTGGCTTTCGGCCCGCTGAAACCCAAAGGCCTGAAAGATCCCCACACCGGCCGCGAAGCCTATGCCGTGGTTCAGCTGCGCCGGGAAAACCAGGCCGCGACCATGTACAACCTGGTCGGCTTTCAGACCCGTTTAACTTTCCCCTGGCAAGAAAAAGTTATTCGCTTGATCCCCGCTCTGCAAAAGGCGGAAATCCTGCGTTTCGGAACCATGCATCGCAATACATTTATCGACGCCCCCCGGATTATCAACCAATTTTTTCAGCACCGGCAGGAGGAGCGCCTCTTTTTCGCCGGCCAGATCAGCGGAGTAGAGGGCTACCCTGAATCAGTGGCTTCCGGCCTGATTGTCGGCCTTGAAGTCGCTGCCCTGCTTAATGATCTGGGTCTTTTCCGTTTTCCGCCCACCACGGCCCTGGGGGCCCTGAGCCGCCATATCAGCAATGACCAGAGCCCCGATTTTCAGCCGATGAATGTCAACTTCGGGCTTTTTCCTCCCCTCGAAGGAAAAAAATTGCGTAAACGGGAACGCCTTCAGGCCTACGCCGAGCGAGCTCTTCAGGATCTAGACATAACCTTTCAGGAATATCCTGAGCTCTTGGCAAAAGCCAGCCCATCAACCTGA
- a CDS encoding 2-dehydropantoate 2-reductase: MSEKKEFKKFAVIGAGPVGCIVAAYLARGGYEVTLCDVVPELVRAAVDPGIRIEGTEELEQKVKRGITQIDELANDPPDVIIITVKATVLHLIASAIEGFFHKDMYIVSWQNGIDTESVIAETLSRGNIIRAVVNYGCGLVKPGHVHLAFHHPPHLLQELEPSGKTAALAIAQALSDSGLPTERTETIVDMVWRKSIMNACMNPVCAATGLTMAEVIRDPIVFQIVDNLVKESVQVARANEISLGWDYYPYAIDYMKHAGDHKPSMLVDIENKRHTEVDFINGKIVEYGRQAGIETPYNLMIRALVKALEPK; this comes from the coding sequence ATGAGTGAAAAAAAAGAATTCAAAAAATTTGCGGTTATCGGCGCCGGCCCCGTAGGTTGTATCGTCGCCGCGTATCTTGCCCGCGGCGGCTATGAAGTAACCCTCTGCGATGTCGTTCCGGAACTGGTCAGGGCCGCCGTTGATCCCGGCATCAGGATCGAAGGCACCGAGGAACTGGAGCAAAAAGTCAAACGCGGCATCACGCAGATTGATGAACTCGCCAATGATCCTCCGGATGTAATCATTATAACGGTCAAAGCCACGGTTCTGCATCTGATTGCCTCGGCCATCGAAGGTTTTTTTCACAAAGATATGTATATTGTGAGCTGGCAGAACGGTATCGATACGGAGTCGGTCATTGCCGAAACCCTGAGCCGCGGCAATATTATCCGCGCGGTGGTCAACTACGGCTGCGGCCTGGTCAAGCCCGGGCATGTCCATCTCGCTTTCCATCATCCCCCTCATCTTCTCCAGGAACTCGAGCCGAGCGGCAAAACCGCTGCCCTCGCAATTGCCCAGGCTCTAAGCGACAGCGGCCTGCCGACGGAAAGAACCGAAACCATCGTCGACATGGTCTGGCGCAAATCAATCATGAATGCCTGCATGAATCCGGTTTGCGCCGCAACCGGCCTGACCATGGCCGAGGTTATCCGCGACCCGATTGTTTTCCAGATAGTTGACAACTTGGTCAAAGAGAGTGTACAAGTAGCGCGGGCCAATGAGATTTCACTGGGCTGGGATTATTATCCTTACGCCATTGATTACATGAAGCATGCCGGCGACCATAAGCCATCGATGCTGGTTGATATTGAGAATAAACGTCACACCGAAGTCGATTTCATCAACGGCAAGATCGTTGAATACGGCCGGCAAGCCGGCATAGAAACCCCTTATAATCTGATGATTCGGGCTCTGGTCAAGGCTTTGGAGCCCAAATAG
- a CDS encoding amino acid-binding protein: protein MKLKQISIFLENSPGRLYETTRALGDAGINLRALTLSDSADYGVLRLLVSNLGKARQIMMEKQFPARVDEVVAVEIKDQAGSLAETLQPLMEENISVRYMYAFSGFADNRAIMIFSFSDVDQAIEILRQNGQNLISAQAFGMLDSND from the coding sequence ATGAAATTAAAACAGATCTCAATCTTTCTGGAAAATTCCCCCGGAAGGCTTTATGAAACCACCCGGGCCCTGGGGGACGCGGGAATTAATCTGCGCGCCCTCACCCTAAGTGACTCCGCGGATTACGGAGTGCTCAGGCTACTGGTCTCAAACCTCGGCAAAGCCAGACAAATCATGATGGAAAAACAATTTCCCGCCCGCGTTGACGAAGTGGTCGCGGTGGAAATTAAGGACCAGGCCGGAAGTCTGGCCGAAACCCTGCAACCTCTGATGGAGGAAAATATCAGTGTCCGCTACATGTATGCGTTCAGCGGCTTTGCTGATAATCGGGCGATTATGATCTTCAGCTTTTCCGATGTTGATCAAGCCATCGAAATCCTGCGCCAAAACGGTCAGAACCTGATTTCGGCGCAGGCTTTCGGCATGCTCGACAGCAATGACTAA
- a CDS encoding methylenetetrahydrofolate reductase — translation MGEVFKKSLLDRELSVTWELVPGRGAVEKGQEELVRSAEAAAKCGKIHALTITDNPGGNPAISAEFLGVEVNKLGIEPLVHFTCKDKSRNEIENLLYGLERAGINNLLVMTGDYPVSGYKGRSRPVFDIDPIHTLQMITDMNNGFEYPGMKPGSTVKLQPAHFFAGAAVSPFKRLESEQMVQYYKLKKKVEGGAQFIITQLGYDVRKIHEVLQIKKKYGFNIPFIGNIYILPFGAAKIMSKNMIPGCVVTQELVKVLDGERQAEDKGKEARLLRGAQMYAFMKGMGFNGVHIGGHGMKVDDALFIIEKGEELFPNWQDEVAKFDFPQKGGFYYFTKDEKTGLNTDQEAPRTSRPVVPMNYKFSRLMHNVCFEPKGALFGLMRGMSKSADKGGFFRFMEHMSKVALFECMDCGDCALTDVAYVCPMSQCPKNQRNGACGGSFEGWCEVYPNKKQCVWVQAYDRLKNYNEEGKIEKNMVPPPNWDFFHTSSWANYFLGRDHSAKKAGIQPPPQQD, via the coding sequence ATGGGAGAAGTATTTAAGAAATCGTTGCTCGACAGGGAATTGTCGGTAACTTGGGAACTGGTACCAGGGCGCGGAGCCGTAGAGAAGGGCCAGGAAGAACTGGTTCGCAGCGCCGAGGCGGCAGCCAAGTGCGGCAAGATCCATGCCCTGACCATTACTGACAATCCGGGTGGCAATCCGGCGATCTCGGCGGAATTTCTTGGGGTTGAGGTAAATAAACTGGGGATTGAACCGCTGGTGCATTTTACCTGCAAAGACAAAAGCCGTAACGAAATAGAAAATCTCCTTTATGGTCTGGAGCGGGCCGGAATCAACAATTTATTAGTGATGACCGGGGATTATCCGGTTTCCGGATACAAGGGTCGTTCCCGGCCGGTATTTGATATCGATCCGATCCATACTCTTCAGATGATCACGGATATGAATAATGGATTTGAATACCCTGGGATGAAACCCGGCTCGACGGTTAAACTGCAGCCGGCTCATTTTTTTGCCGGAGCCGCAGTCTCGCCTTTCAAGAGGCTTGAGTCGGAACAGATGGTGCAGTATTACAAGCTTAAAAAGAAGGTTGAGGGTGGGGCTCAGTTTATAATTACTCAGTTGGGCTATGATGTTCGCAAAATCCACGAAGTCCTGCAGATTAAGAAAAAATACGGATTCAACATTCCTTTTATCGGCAATATCTATATTCTTCCCTTTGGGGCAGCCAAGATCATGAGTAAAAACATGATTCCCGGCTGCGTGGTTACCCAGGAGCTGGTTAAGGTTCTTGATGGGGAGCGTCAGGCCGAAGATAAGGGCAAGGAAGCGCGATTGTTGCGCGGTGCCCAGATGTACGCTTTCATGAAAGGTATGGGGTTTAATGGGGTTCATATTGGCGGTCATGGCATGAAGGTGGATGATGCCCTGTTTATTATTGAGAAAGGGGAGGAACTCTTTCCCAACTGGCAGGACGAGGTCGCCAAGTTTGATTTTCCGCAGAAGGGTGGATTTTATTACTTCACGAAAGATGAAAAGACCGGGCTTAATACTGATCAGGAGGCTCCGCGTACGTCCAGACCGGTTGTTCCTATGAATTATAAATTCTCTCGTCTGATGCACAATGTTTGTTTTGAGCCCAAAGGCGCGCTTTTTGGTTTGATGCGTGGCATGAGCAAGAGCGCCGATAAAGGTGGTTTTTTCCGGTTCATGGAGCATATGTCAAAGGTCGCCCTCTTTGAGTGCATGGATTGCGGCGACTGTGCTCTGACGGACGTGGCCTATGTCTGTCCAATGTCTCAGTGCCCTAAAAATCAGCGCAACGGTGCCTGTGGCGGCAGCTTCGAGGGTTGGTGTGAAGTCTATCCGAACAAGAAGCAATGTGTCTGGGTGCAGGCCTATGATCGCCTCAAAAATTATAACGAAGAGGGCAAGATTGAAAAGAATATGGTTCCCCCGCCGAACTGGGATTTCTTTCATACCTCTTCCTGGGCAAACTATTTTTTAGGGCGCGATCACTCGGCTAAAAAAGCTGGAATCCAGCCGCCTCCGCAGCAGGATTAA